The following proteins are encoded in a genomic region of Nocardioides sp. cx-173:
- the tmk gene encoding dTMP kinase, producing the protein MSSPGVYTRTGLFVCFEGGEGSGKSTQSRRLAAELEEAAYDVVLTFEPGDTEVGRALRGIVLSPETGELSDRTETLIYAADKAEHVDTVVQPALDRGAVVITDRYVDSALAYQGAGRPLPVTEVERVMRWATHDLRPHLTVVLDLEPEAGLGRFEERDRMEAESLEFHQRVREAFLRMAGADPEHYLVLDARAGVDEIADAVRARVTPLLDQAARRERA; encoded by the coding sequence GTGAGCTCGCCCGGCGTCTACACCCGCACCGGCCTGTTCGTCTGCTTCGAGGGCGGCGAGGGGTCCGGCAAGTCGACCCAGTCGCGCCGCCTCGCCGCGGAGCTCGAGGAGGCCGCCTACGACGTGGTGCTGACCTTCGAGCCGGGCGACACCGAGGTGGGCCGGGCGCTGCGCGGCATCGTGCTCAGCCCCGAGACCGGCGAGCTGTCGGACCGCACCGAGACGCTGATCTACGCCGCCGACAAGGCCGAGCACGTCGACACCGTGGTGCAGCCCGCGCTCGACCGGGGCGCCGTGGTCATCACCGACCGGTACGTCGACTCGGCGCTGGCCTACCAGGGCGCCGGCCGGCCGCTGCCGGTCACCGAGGTGGAGCGGGTCATGCGCTGGGCCACCCACGACCTGCGGCCGCACCTGACCGTCGTACTCGACCTCGAGCCGGAGGCCGGCCTGGGCCGCTTCGAGGAGCGCGACCGGATGGAGGCCGAGTCGCTGGAGTTCCACCAGCGGGTGCGCGAGGCCTTCCTGAGGATGGCCGGCGCCGACCCCGAGCACTACCTGGTCCTCGACGCCCGCGCCGGCGTCGACGAGATCGCCGACGCCGTGCGCGCGCGGGTGACGCCGCTGCTCGACCAGGCCGCCCGCCGGGAGCGGGCATGA
- a CDS encoding DNA polymerase III subunit delta' gives MTATAVWDRLVGQRHAVEALSTAAGGHGMSHAWLFTGPPGSGRSNAAVAFAAALQCEQGGCGTCHECHTVLAGSHADVSVVRTQKLSIGVDEVRDLVRRAALAPAGRRWQIMIVEDADRLTDQACNALLKAIEEPTDRTLWMLCAPTVEDVLPTIRSRCRLVTLATPSTGEVASFLVRTEGVGEALAAYAARASQGHIGRARALARDEATRNRRREIVSLPARLTSLGACMNAAANLAEVAKEEADAITGDLDAAEKVDLDTTYGVVERGRRPREYAPALSALEKSQKTRAKRRQLDVVDRGLMDLVSVYRDAIAVGVGAEGPLVNEEIRGDIEQIAASSTPELNLRRISWIFEAREQMLEFNVPVALALESMMVALKVPERGRP, from the coding sequence ATGACCGCCACAGCCGTCTGGGACCGGCTCGTCGGCCAGCGGCACGCCGTCGAGGCGCTGAGCACGGCCGCGGGCGGTCACGGCATGAGCCATGCCTGGCTGTTCACCGGTCCCCCCGGCTCGGGGCGCTCCAACGCCGCCGTCGCGTTCGCCGCCGCGCTGCAGTGCGAGCAGGGCGGGTGCGGCACCTGCCACGAGTGCCACACGGTCCTGGCCGGCAGCCACGCCGACGTGTCGGTCGTGCGCACCCAGAAGCTCTCCATCGGGGTCGACGAGGTCCGCGACCTGGTCCGGCGCGCGGCCCTCGCCCCGGCCGGGCGCCGCTGGCAGATCATGATCGTCGAGGACGCCGACCGACTCACCGACCAGGCCTGCAACGCGCTGCTGAAGGCGATCGAGGAGCCCACCGACCGCACGCTGTGGATGCTCTGCGCGCCCACCGTGGAGGACGTGCTGCCCACCATCCGCTCGCGCTGCCGCCTGGTCACGCTGGCCACCCCGAGCACCGGCGAGGTCGCCTCCTTCTTGGTCCGCACCGAGGGCGTCGGCGAGGCGCTGGCGGCCTACGCCGCACGCGCCAGCCAGGGCCACATCGGCCGCGCCCGGGCGCTGGCGCGTGACGAGGCCACCCGCAACCGGCGCCGCGAGATCGTGTCGCTGCCCGCCCGGCTCACCTCGCTAGGCGCGTGCATGAACGCCGCCGCCAACCTCGCCGAGGTGGCCAAGGAGGAGGCCGACGCGATCACCGGCGACCTCGACGCCGCCGAGAAGGTCGACCTCGACACGACCTATGGCGTCGTGGAGCGCGGCCGGCGTCCCCGTGAGTACGCACCGGCCCTCTCCGCGCTCGAGAAGTCCCAGAAGACCCGCGCCAAGCGGCGCCAGCTCGACGTGGTCGACCGGGGCCTGATGGACCTGGTGTCGGTCTACCGCGACGCCATCGCCGTCGGCGTGGGCGCTGAGGGGCCCCTGGTCAACGAGGAGATCCGCGGCGACATCGAGCAGATCGCGGCCTCCTCGACCCCGGAGCTCAACCTGCGGCGGATCTCGTGGATCTTCGAGGCCCGCGAGCAGATGCTGGAGTTCAACGTGCCGGTGGCGCTCGCGCTGGAGTCCATGATGGTGGCGCTCAAGGTGCCGGAGAGGGGCAGGCCATGA
- a CDS encoding alpha/beta hydrolase, producing MTRTVRIVVVALIVLALIGSGWLGVMYLLLGDDSDGGSADPSPTVVTTSPAEGATDAPSPGLAPYYSQQIDWEACGSNQCGTLTVPVDYRDPGGETIELNLLKVPAGDPEARVGSLVVNPGGPGAPGTSYAEQARQVFREPLTQAFDVVGFDPRGTGRSAPLDCLPDDELTEFLAVDPAPDDAAEEQELVDDLADFWQGCAERSDTLVGHVTTAETARDMDVLRAALGEASLYYLGASYGTKLGATYAELFPDRVGRFVLDGAVDVGLPSRAQSLGQARGFEVALRAYVEDCVEKGDCVLGDSVEEGLDTISELIDDIDAEPLPTSDGRELTVGSAFYGIVTPLYNRDYWRLLDQGLSTALEGDGTTLMLLADAYASRQGGRYLDNSTEAIYAINCLDDPYYVEPDEVEAQVPAFEKVSPTFGRVFAWGLVNCKGIEVASSEPPLDIRGEGAPPILVVGTTRDPATPYEWAVALAERLESGVLLTRDGDGHTAYNAGNECIDTTIEDYLIDDVVPDDGTEC from the coding sequence ATGACCCGCACCGTGAGGATCGTCGTCGTCGCGCTGATCGTGCTGGCGCTGATCGGCTCCGGCTGGCTGGGGGTGATGTACCTCCTCCTGGGTGACGACTCCGACGGCGGCTCGGCCGACCCGTCGCCGACGGTCGTCACGACCTCACCGGCAGAGGGCGCCACCGACGCCCCGAGCCCCGGACTCGCGCCGTACTACTCCCAGCAGATCGACTGGGAGGCCTGCGGTAGCAACCAGTGCGGCACGCTCACGGTCCCCGTCGACTACCGCGACCCCGGCGGCGAGACGATCGAGCTGAACCTGCTCAAGGTGCCCGCCGGCGACCCCGAGGCCCGCGTCGGCTCGCTCGTGGTCAACCCCGGCGGGCCGGGTGCCCCCGGCACGTCGTACGCCGAGCAGGCGCGCCAGGTCTTCCGGGAGCCGCTGACGCAGGCCTTCGACGTCGTGGGCTTCGACCCGCGCGGCACCGGCCGCTCGGCACCCCTGGACTGCCTGCCCGACGACGAGCTGACCGAGTTCCTCGCGGTCGACCCGGCCCCCGACGACGCCGCCGAGGAGCAGGAGCTGGTCGACGACCTGGCGGACTTTTGGCAGGGCTGTGCAGAGCGCTCCGACACCCTCGTCGGCCACGTGACCACCGCCGAGACCGCGCGTGACATGGACGTCCTGCGCGCCGCGCTCGGCGAGGCGTCGCTGTACTACCTGGGAGCCTCCTACGGCACCAAGCTCGGCGCCACCTACGCCGAGCTCTTCCCCGACCGGGTCGGACGCTTCGTGCTCGACGGGGCCGTCGACGTCGGGCTCCCCTCCCGCGCCCAGAGCCTCGGCCAGGCCCGCGGCTTCGAGGTCGCGCTGCGCGCCTACGTCGAGGACTGCGTCGAGAAGGGCGACTGCGTGCTCGGCGACTCCGTCGAGGAGGGCCTGGACACGATCTCCGAGCTGATCGACGACATCGACGCCGAGCCGCTGCCCACCTCCGACGGGCGCGAGCTCACCGTGGGCAGCGCGTTCTACGGGATCGTGACGCCGCTCTACAACCGCGACTACTGGCGGCTCCTCGACCAGGGCCTCTCGACCGCCCTCGAGGGCGACGGCACCACGCTGATGCTGCTGGCCGACGCCTACGCCTCGCGCCAGGGCGGTCGCTACCTCGACAACAGCACCGAGGCCATCTATGCGATCAACTGCCTCGACGACCCCTACTACGTCGAGCCGGACGAGGTCGAGGCGCAGGTCCCCGCGTTCGAGAAGGTCTCGCCGACCTTCGGCCGGGTCTTCGCCTGGGGCCTGGTCAACTGCAAGGGCATCGAGGTCGCCTCCAGCGAGCCGCCCCTCGACATCCGCGGCGAGGGCGCGCCGCCGATCCTGGTGGTCGGCACCACCCGCGACCCCGCCACGCCGTACGAGTGGGCGGTCGCGCTCGCCGAGCGCCTCGAGTCGGGCGTCCTCCTCACCCGCGACGGAGACGGGCACACCGCCTACAACGCCGGCAACGAGTGCATCGACACCACGATCGAGGACTACCTGATCGACGACGTCGTGCCCGACGACGGCACGGAGTGCTGA
- a CDS encoding helix-turn-helix transcriptional regulator, which yields MDNRQEVREFLTTRRARITPDQVGLPTSGSRRVPGLRRSEVASLAGLSVEYYARLERGQIAGASAGVLDALARALQLDETERAHLLDLARAADGIPTSGRQRRRTPSRAASRPSLRWALDSITDGVAFVRDPRQNLLATNALGRAFYSPVIGDGGRVPNLARFQFLDPASRDFYPDWDLLAQMCVGIIRTEAGRDPHDRGLQDLVGELSTQSETFRRLWADHDVRTHGAGTKRFHHPVVGELTLAYEELAITAEPGLVLMVHTAEPGSPSAERLRLLASWAAPTRRADEHHVEGG from the coding sequence GTGGACAACCGTCAGGAAGTGCGCGAGTTCCTCACCACTCGTCGCGCGCGGATCACCCCGGACCAGGTGGGGCTCCCGACCTCGGGCAGCCGCCGCGTGCCCGGGCTGCGCCGCAGCGAGGTCGCCTCACTGGCCGGTCTGAGCGTCGAGTACTACGCCCGCCTCGAGCGCGGCCAGATCGCCGGTGCCTCCGCCGGCGTCCTCGACGCCCTGGCCCGCGCCCTGCAGCTCGACGAGACCGAGCGCGCCCACCTCCTGGACCTGGCGCGTGCCGCCGACGGCATCCCGACCTCGGGACGGCAGCGCCGCCGTACCCCCAGCAGGGCCGCCTCCCGGCCGAGCCTGCGGTGGGCGCTGGACTCGATCACCGACGGCGTCGCCTTCGTCCGCGACCCACGCCAGAACCTGCTCGCCACCAACGCACTGGGCCGCGCGTTCTACTCACCCGTGATCGGCGACGGTGGCCGGGTGCCTAACCTCGCCAGGTTCCAGTTCCTCGACCCCGCCTCCCGCGACTTCTACCCCGACTGGGATCTGTTGGCGCAGATGTGCGTCGGGATCATTCGCACCGAGGCCGGACGCGACCCGCACGACCGCGGGCTCCAGGACCTCGTCGGTGAGCTCTCCACCCAGAGCGAGACGTTCCGGCGACTGTGGGCCGACCACGACGTCCGCACCCACGGAGCCGGCACCAAGCGGTTCCACCACCCCGTCGTCGGGGAGCTGACCCTCGCCTACGAGGAGCTCGCCATCACCGCCGAGCCGGGACTCGTGCTCATGGTCCACACCGCCGAGCCCGGCTCGCCCTCCGCCGAACGGCTCCGCCTGCTGGCCTCGTGGGCAGCACCCACCCGACGTGCCGATGAGCACCACGTAGAGGGAGGCTGA
- a CDS encoding zinc-dependent alcohol dehydrogenase family protein — MRQVVMYGPGDVRVEEREDPRIIEPTDAIIRLSATCICGSDLWPYRGAEPVDHQVMGHEYVGVVEEVGSAVRTVKVGDFVVGSFWASDNTCEICRAGYQAYCTHRVLMGTLGTQSELARIPLADGTLVATPGMPGPDLIPSLMAASDVLGTGWFAAAAAEAGPGKTVAVVGDGAVGLLGILAARQLGAEHIIAFSRHADRQALAREFGASDVVEERGEAGVAKVKELTGGLGAHSVIEAVGTQEAMMQAIHSTRPGGHVGFVGVSHDVAIPGDELFMAGVHIHGGPAPVRQYLPDLIQLIWDRTIEPGKVFDLTLPLDRAAEGYQAMDQRTATKVLLTL; from the coding sequence ATGCGTCAGGTAGTCATGTACGGGCCCGGGGACGTCCGGGTCGAGGAGCGCGAGGACCCCAGGATCATCGAGCCGACCGATGCGATCATCCGTCTTTCGGCGACCTGCATCTGCGGCAGTGACCTGTGGCCCTACCGGGGCGCCGAGCCGGTCGACCACCAGGTGATGGGGCACGAGTACGTCGGCGTCGTGGAGGAGGTCGGCTCCGCGGTCCGCACCGTGAAGGTCGGCGACTTCGTCGTCGGCTCGTTCTGGGCCTCCGACAACACCTGCGAGATCTGCCGGGCCGGCTACCAGGCGTACTGCACGCACCGGGTGCTGATGGGCACCCTCGGCACGCAGTCCGAGCTGGCGCGCATCCCGCTCGCCGACGGGACTCTCGTCGCGACCCCGGGGATGCCGGGCCCGGACCTCATTCCGTCGTTGATGGCCGCCTCCGACGTGCTCGGCACCGGCTGGTTCGCCGCCGCCGCCGCCGAGGCCGGCCCGGGCAAGACGGTCGCGGTCGTCGGTGACGGCGCGGTGGGTCTGCTCGGCATCCTGGCCGCCCGGCAGCTCGGCGCCGAGCACATCATCGCGTTCAGCCGGCACGCCGACCGGCAAGCGCTGGCCCGCGAGTTCGGCGCGAGCGACGTCGTCGAGGAGCGTGGCGAGGCCGGTGTCGCGAAGGTCAAGGAGCTCACCGGTGGGCTTGGTGCCCACTCCGTCATCGAGGCGGTCGGCACCCAGGAGGCCATGATGCAGGCGATCCACTCCACCCGCCCTGGTGGGCACGTCGGGTTCGTCGGCGTCTCCCACGACGTCGCGATCCCCGGTGACGAGCTGTTCATGGCCGGTGTCCACATCCACGGCGGTCCGGCCCCGGTGCGGCAGTACCTGCCGGACCTGATCCAGCTCATCTGGGACCGCACCATCGAGCCGGGCAAGGTCTTCGACCTCACCCTGCCGCTCGACAGGGCCGCCGAGGGCTACCAGGCCATGGATCAGCGCACCGCCACCAAGGTCCTGCTGACCCTGTGA
- a CDS encoding cyclophilin-like fold protein, with product MSLPRAVRATVLAAVVVVVGAGCGDGGSSGDAPQTAASAPGAPMTSPSTGRSDAAEEESSMRIQITIGKQRFDATLTESAATRDLVAQLPVTIEMVDHGGVEKTGPLPAPLALDGQPDGADPDIGDVGYYAPGSDLVLYYGDQSYFPGIVVLGRLGGGAAEQIASIEGPVTATIEVP from the coding sequence ATGTCCCTGCCGAGGGCGGTGCGGGCGACCGTGCTCGCTGCCGTCGTCGTGGTGGTCGGCGCCGGATGCGGCGACGGCGGGTCGAGCGGGGACGCGCCGCAGACCGCGGCGTCCGCGCCCGGCGCCCCGATGACGTCCCCGAGCACCGGCCGCAGCGACGCGGCCGAGGAGGAGAGCAGCATGAGGATCCAGATCACCATCGGCAAGCAGCGCTTCGACGCCACCCTCACCGAGAGCGCCGCCACCCGAGACCTGGTAGCGCAGCTGCCGGTGACGATCGAGATGGTCGACCACGGCGGCGTCGAGAAGACCGGACCGTTGCCCGCTCCGCTCGCGTTGGACGGCCAACCCGACGGCGCGGACCCCGACATCGGCGACGTCGGCTACTACGCCCCTGGCAGCGACTTGGTCCTCTACTACGGCGACCAGTCCTACTTCCCCGGGATCGTCGTCCTCGGACGCCTCGGCGGCGGTGCCGCGGAGCAGATCGCGAGCATCGAAGGCCCGGTCACCGCCACCATCGAGGTGCCATGA
- a CDS encoding sugar O-acetyltransferase: MTATELRDFLAHVNSGALIEGGSEHHRFMHGAAQEALRILAQINTGYRTPGEVRALLTELTGRAVDESVTVFPPFYTEFGKNLVLGKDVFINLGCTFQDTGGITIGDGTLIGHGSTLTTLNHSIDPDRRADMTPAPIVIGGKVWVGAGVTVVPGVNIGGGAVVGAGAVVTRDVPANAIVAGIPAKLIRETGFGASRH; this comes from the coding sequence ATGACCGCGACGGAGCTCCGGGACTTCCTCGCCCACGTCAACAGCGGTGCGCTCATCGAAGGCGGCTCGGAGCACCACCGCTTCATGCACGGTGCTGCTCAGGAGGCGCTGCGGATCCTCGCCCAGATCAACACCGGCTACCGCACACCCGGGGAGGTGAGGGCACTGCTGACGGAACTCACCGGCAGGGCGGTCGACGAGTCGGTCACCGTCTTCCCGCCCTTCTACACCGAGTTCGGCAAGAACCTGGTCCTCGGCAAGGACGTCTTCATCAACCTCGGCTGCACCTTCCAAGACACCGGCGGCATCACCATCGGAGACGGCACCCTCATCGGCCACGGCAGCACCCTGACCACCCTGAACCACAGCATCGACCCCGACCGGCGAGCCGACATGACGCCGGCGCCGATCGTGATCGGAGGCAAGGTCTGGGTCGGAGCGGGGGTCACGGTCGTCCCGGGCGTCAACATCGGCGGCGGAGCAGTCGTCGGCGCCGGCGCCGTCGTCACCCGCGATGTCCCGGCCAATGCCATCGTCGCTGGCATCCCAGCCAAGCTCATACGCGAGACCGGCTTCGGTGCGTCTCGACATTGA
- a CDS encoding sugar ABC transporter ATP-binding protein, with translation MAELGQTDEAPAQSRLPAGSGALLQMSGIVKEFSSVRALGGVDFEVRAGETHCLVGQNGAGKSTMIKILSASYLPDAGTITWKGEPARFAHPLAAIKAGIATIYQELDLVPGLTVAENIFLGHEISAGGLSRRGATNQRAREILARLGHSEISPTRLVGELSPAGQQVVSMARALSHEVDLLILDEPSAVLDHGEVENLFRVIRGLTAQGVSIVYISHRLEEIRQIGDRITVLKDGVTVATGLPAKTTPTGDLIKLMTGRSIEYVFPQRDQEAAPDASRDPVLEVRDLALDGVFSGVDLTVRAGEIVGLAGLVGSGRTEILETIYGARRATSGTVSVDGRKLRRGAVDAAVRAGIGLAPEERKSQGLLLDQAVYANISVSSLKSFQRAGFVQRGREKAKARELVESLDVRPRNISRHVRTMSGGNQQKVVLARWLLRGCRVLLLDEPTRGVDVGARSEIYRLVRTLADSGVAVVVVSSEVEEVLGLADRVLVVREGRVVHEAAAAHIDESQVLDLVMEGTPA, from the coding sequence TTGGCAGAGCTCGGTCAGACCGACGAAGCGCCGGCGCAGTCGCGGCTCCCGGCCGGCTCCGGCGCGCTGCTTCAGATGTCCGGGATCGTCAAGGAGTTCTCGTCGGTGCGCGCGCTCGGCGGTGTGGACTTCGAGGTGCGCGCGGGTGAGACGCACTGCCTGGTCGGCCAGAACGGCGCAGGCAAGTCGACGATGATCAAGATCCTCTCGGCGTCGTACCTGCCGGACGCGGGGACGATCACGTGGAAGGGAGAGCCGGCCCGGTTCGCCCACCCGTTGGCGGCGATCAAGGCCGGCATCGCGACGATCTACCAGGAGCTCGACCTGGTCCCGGGCCTGACGGTGGCGGAGAACATCTTCCTCGGCCACGAGATCTCCGCCGGGGGACTCTCCCGGCGAGGTGCGACGAACCAGCGGGCGCGGGAGATCCTCGCGCGGCTGGGTCACAGCGAGATCAGCCCGACCAGGCTGGTGGGCGAGCTGTCTCCCGCAGGGCAGCAGGTCGTGAGCATGGCGCGGGCGCTGTCGCACGAGGTCGACCTGCTCATCCTGGACGAGCCGTCGGCGGTGCTCGACCACGGCGAGGTGGAGAACCTCTTCCGCGTCATCCGCGGACTGACCGCGCAAGGCGTCTCGATCGTCTACATCTCCCACCGGCTGGAGGAGATCCGCCAGATCGGCGACCGGATCACCGTCTTGAAGGACGGCGTGACCGTGGCGACCGGTCTGCCGGCCAAGACCACCCCCACGGGGGACCTGATCAAGCTGATGACCGGCCGCTCCATCGAGTACGTCTTCCCGCAGCGCGACCAGGAGGCCGCGCCCGACGCGTCGCGCGACCCGGTCCTGGAGGTGCGCGACCTGGCGCTGGACGGGGTGTTCTCCGGGGTGGACCTGACGGTGCGGGCCGGCGAGATCGTCGGCCTGGCCGGACTGGTGGGCTCGGGCCGCACGGAGATCCTCGAGACCATCTACGGGGCGCGCCGAGCCACGTCCGGCACGGTGAGCGTGGACGGCAGGAAGCTGCGACGCGGCGCGGTCGACGCCGCGGTCCGGGCCGGGATCGGCCTGGCCCCGGAGGAGCGCAAGAGCCAGGGGCTGCTGCTGGACCAGGCCGTCTACGCCAACATCAGCGTGTCATCGCTGAAGTCCTTCCAACGCGCCGGGTTCGTCCAACGAGGGCGGGAGAAGGCCAAGGCCCGTGAGCTGGTCGAGTCCCTGGACGTGCGTCCCCGCAACATCTCGCGCCACGTGCGCACCATGTCGGGCGGCAACCAGCAGAAGGTCGTCCTGGCCCGGTGGCTGCTGCGCGGCTGTCGGGTGCTGCTGCTCGACGAGCCCACCCGCGGCGTCGACGTCGGCGCCCGCTCGGAGATCTACCGGCTGGTGCGCACGCTGGCCGACTCGGGGGTCGCCGTGGTCGTGGTGTCCAGCGAGGTCGAGGAGGTGCTCGGCCTGGCGGACCGGGTGCTGGTGGTCCGCGAAGGACGCGTCGTGCACGAAGCCGCCGCCGCCCACATCGATGAGTCCCAGGTCCTGGACCTGGTGATGGAAGGGACCCCCGCATGA
- a CDS encoding ABC transporter permease produces MTDSDTERPSGSTGPTAHDKHGKHAGDTGASHAGDPVDALPVTETTASHQTMDPGAGKDARGPGGRSVTMARLADTGFFRVVGLVVVLLLIVIVGTITAGDRFLDADNFLTILRLSTAVGVVSVGMTFVITGGGIDLSVGAVLALSSVWATTVATQELAADTFWGVMVLTALGVGAGAGLVNGVLIAYGRVVAFITTLAMLVAARGLAEKISGQRTQIVSDVPGFYDFFRAKPLGVDMSIWLFVLVAVLGWILLNRTTFGRRTFAVGGNPEAARLAGINVRRHTVWLYVLVGACSGIAALMIVARTTTGSSTHGELLELDAIAAVVIGGTLLAGGRGTITGTVLGVLIFTMLTNVFTLNNREPSEQDLLKGAIIVAAVLLQQWLAARKSTSST; encoded by the coding sequence ATGACCGACTCCGACACCGAGCGCCCGAGTGGGTCCACTGGCCCCACGGCGCACGACAAGCACGGCAAGCATGCCGGTGACACCGGTGCCTCGCACGCGGGGGACCCGGTCGACGCACTGCCGGTGACCGAGACGACGGCGTCCCACCAGACCATGGATCCCGGCGCCGGCAAGGACGCTCGCGGTCCCGGTGGGCGCAGCGTGACGATGGCCCGCCTGGCCGACACGGGGTTCTTCCGCGTCGTGGGCCTGGTGGTGGTGCTGCTGCTGATCGTCATCGTCGGCACGATCACCGCGGGCGACCGGTTCCTGGACGCGGACAACTTCCTGACCATCCTGCGCCTGTCGACCGCGGTCGGCGTGGTCTCCGTCGGGATGACCTTCGTGATCACCGGCGGCGGGATCGACCTGTCGGTGGGTGCGGTGCTCGCCCTCTCCTCGGTGTGGGCGACCACGGTCGCCACCCAGGAGCTGGCGGCCGACACCTTCTGGGGCGTGATGGTCCTGACCGCGCTCGGAGTGGGGGCCGGCGCCGGGCTGGTCAACGGAGTCCTGATCGCCTACGGCAGGGTCGTCGCGTTCATCACCACCCTCGCGATGCTGGTCGCCGCGCGCGGACTGGCGGAGAAGATCTCCGGCCAGCGCACCCAGATCGTCTCCGACGTGCCCGGCTTCTACGACTTCTTCCGGGCCAAGCCCCTGGGCGTCGACATGTCCATCTGGCTCTTCGTGCTGGTCGCGGTCCTCGGCTGGATCCTGCTCAACCGCACGACGTTCGGCCGGCGGACCTTCGCGGTGGGCGGCAACCCCGAGGCCGCCCGTCTCGCCGGAATCAACGTGCGCCGTCACACGGTCTGGCTCTACGTGCTCGTCGGGGCGTGCTCCGGGATCGCGGCGCTGATGATCGTGGCCCGCACGACCACCGGGTCCTCCACCCACGGCGAGCTCCTGGAGCTCGACGCGATCGCCGCGGTCGTCATCGGCGGCACCCTGCTCGCAGGCGGCCGGGGCACGATCACCGGCACCGTCCTGGGTGTCTTGATCTTCACCATGCTCACCAACGTCTTCACCCTCAACAACCGGGAGCCGTCCGAGCAGGACCTGCTCAAGGGCGCCATCATCGTCGCCGCCGTGCTCCTGCAGCAGTGGTTGGCGGCCCGCAAGAGCACGAGCTCGACCTAG
- a CDS encoding substrate-binding domain-containing protein, with the protein MSLHHRTISKKAAAALAVLAAIGLSACTSNESSDDDQNVSGGTSEAEEGSNDEAGDTVTIGFSAPAADHGWMGAITEATEAVAEQYDDVELLMAEGTNDPSVQIQQIETFINDGVDAIVLLPHDGDALTPIALEAMEAGIPVVNVDREFNDPNAARVTVLGDNYGMGVSAGEYVCEQADGNTDAVVAEIQGIASLPLTQDRSQGFEDALKECGLDVDNQVEASFTVESGSDAANNLLQAAPQIDFLWNHDDDQGVGVLAAIEEAGRDEFTMIGGAGSRQVMEAIKADNGVLKATVIYPSTQGADGLKLARLLAQEKSVDDLVEVEVPRVVQLYAPVVTAENVDKYLDTAFRS; encoded by the coding sequence ATGTCCCTGCATCACCGCACCATCTCGAAGAAGGCCGCGGCCGCTCTCGCCGTGCTCGCCGCGATCGGGCTCAGCGCCTGCACGAGCAACGAGTCCTCCGACGACGACCAGAACGTGTCCGGCGGCACCTCGGAGGCCGAGGAGGGCTCGAACGACGAGGCCGGCGACACGGTCACCATCGGGTTCTCCGCCCCCGCTGCCGACCACGGCTGGATGGGCGCGATCACCGAGGCCACGGAGGCCGTGGCCGAGCAGTACGACGACGTCGAGCTCCTGATGGCCGAGGGGACCAACGACCCGTCGGTGCAGATCCAGCAGATCGAGACGTTCATCAACGACGGGGTGGATGCCATCGTGCTGCTACCCCACGACGGCGACGCCCTGACCCCCATCGCCCTGGAGGCGATGGAGGCCGGGATCCCGGTCGTCAACGTCGACCGGGAGTTCAACGACCCCAACGCCGCGCGCGTGACGGTGCTGGGCGACAACTACGGCATGGGGGTCTCGGCGGGTGAGTACGTCTGCGAGCAGGCCGACGGCAACACCGACGCGGTCGTCGCGGAGATCCAGGGCATCGCCTCCCTCCCGCTGACCCAGGACCGCAGCCAGGGCTTCGAGGACGCGCTGAAGGAGTGCGGTCTGGACGTCGACAACCAGGTCGAGGCCTCGTTCACCGTGGAGAGCGGCTCGGACGCTGCTAACAACCTGCTTCAGGCCGCTCCCCAGATCGACTTCCTGTGGAACCATGACGACGACCAGGGCGTGGGCGTCCTGGCGGCGATCGAGGAGGCTGGTCGTGACGAGTTCACGATGATCGGCGGCGCGGGCTCGCGGCAGGTCATGGAGGCCATCAAGGCCGACAACGGCGTGCTCAAGGCGACGGTCATCTACCCCTCCACCCAGGGCGCCGACGGCCTGAAGCTGGCGCGCCTGCTCGCCCAGGAGAAGTCCGTCGACGACCTGGTCGAGGTCGAGGTCCCGCGCGTGGTCCAGCTCTACGCGCCGGTCGTGACCGCCGAGAACGTCGACAAGTACCTGGACACGGCGTTCCGGTCCTGA